Proteins from a genomic interval of Candidatus Tumulicola sp.:
- a CDS encoding GAF domain-containing sensor histidine kinase: MAVSRRTDDLSILNAIAEELNRTVDVDEALDRTLALVTKLLRLSTGWIWLLDPETAHFYKAAAHNLPPYLQDPVRMAGSWCTCTEEFGEGHLAAKNIDVIECSRLKPAVEKNLTDLTQGLRFHASIPLYFQDKPLGIMNLTGPKWRRLTKDELRLLSMIGYQIGITVERARLAEESARLARAEERTRIAREIHDTLAQGLTAIALQIEAALQRIDGSAVEARARLERALDVARENLEDARRSVLALRSSPPRGPLGEALTALARGFTSETGVRVRVRRSAGDLALPPSFEDELFRIAQESLANVRKHAGATEVVMTLHARARAVRLTVADNGRGFRMSKTSGAGESGQGILGMRERARLLGGDLRISSIPGRGTTVTASAKVPAVGARS; encoded by the coding sequence ATGGCGGTATCCCGGCGCACCGACGACCTGAGCATCCTTAATGCCATCGCGGAGGAGCTCAATCGCACGGTGGATGTCGACGAAGCGCTCGATCGCACGCTCGCCCTCGTCACCAAACTGCTGCGCCTTTCGACCGGCTGGATCTGGCTCCTCGACCCGGAGACCGCGCATTTCTACAAAGCGGCGGCGCACAATCTGCCGCCGTACTTGCAAGATCCGGTGCGCATGGCGGGCAGCTGGTGCACCTGCACCGAGGAGTTCGGTGAAGGCCATCTCGCCGCGAAGAACATCGACGTGATCGAGTGCAGCCGTCTCAAGCCCGCGGTGGAGAAAAATCTGACGGACCTGACGCAGGGCTTGCGCTTTCATGCGAGCATCCCGTTGTATTTCCAAGACAAGCCGCTGGGCATCATGAACCTCACCGGTCCGAAGTGGCGGCGCCTCACCAAAGACGAACTGCGCCTGCTGTCGATGATCGGCTATCAGATCGGCATCACGGTCGAACGCGCGCGGTTGGCGGAAGAAAGCGCGCGCCTGGCGCGGGCCGAGGAGCGCACGCGCATCGCGCGCGAGATCCACGACACCCTCGCGCAGGGTCTGACGGCGATCGCGCTGCAGATCGAGGCGGCGCTGCAGCGGATCGATGGCTCGGCGGTCGAGGCGCGAGCGCGTTTGGAGCGCGCGCTCGACGTCGCACGCGAAAATCTCGAAGACGCGCGCCGCTCGGTGCTGGCGTTGCGCTCGTCGCCGCCGCGCGGCCCGCTCGGCGAGGCGCTGACGGCATTGGCGCGGGGCTTCACGTCCGAAACGGGCGTGCGCGTGCGCGTGCGCCGGAGCGCCGGCGATCTCGCGCTGCCGCCGTCGTTCGAAGATGAATTGTTCCGCATCGCTCAGGAGTCGCTGGCCAACGTCCGCAAACACGCCGGCGCCACCGAGGTCGTGATGACCCTGCACGCGCGCGCGCGCGCGGTCCGCCTCACGGTCGCCGATAACGGCCGCGGTTTTCGGATGTCCAAGACGAGCGGCGCCGGCGAAAGCGGGCAAGGCATCCTCGGCATGCGCGAGCGCGCGCGCTTGCTCGGGGGCGATCTTCGCATCAGCAGCATACCCGGGCGCGGCACCACGGTGACGGCGAGCGCCAAAGTGCCCGCGGTTGGTGCGCGCTCGTGA
- a CDS encoding response regulator transcription factor, producing MITIVLVDDHPVVREGLSAVLEQEADFRVVGAVSSGEELLRVLERQQPDVILLDLELPGMSGVEALGRLGRSSAARVIVFTAYGTDDKIIPAIRAGAKGYLLKGAPAQEIVKAVRAVHEGGTHLAPHVAARLMAEITQPKSAGALSPREVEVIRLVSDGRSNKQIASELGITERTVKYHVSSVMSKLGADNRAQAVALASQRGLL from the coding sequence GTGATCACGATCGTGTTGGTGGACGACCATCCGGTGGTGCGTGAAGGCCTGAGCGCAGTGTTGGAGCAGGAGGCGGATTTTCGCGTGGTGGGCGCTGTGTCGAGCGGCGAGGAACTGCTCCGCGTTTTGGAACGCCAGCAGCCGGATGTGATCTTGCTCGATCTCGAATTGCCCGGCATGAGCGGAGTGGAAGCCCTTGGGCGTCTGGGCCGCTCATCCGCGGCGCGCGTCATCGTCTTCACCGCGTATGGAACCGACGACAAGATCATCCCCGCGATCCGCGCCGGCGCCAAAGGCTATCTGCTCAAGGGCGCTCCGGCGCAAGAGATCGTGAAGGCCGTGCGCGCCGTGCACGAGGGCGGCACGCATCTCGCGCCGCACGTCGCAGCCAGACTGATGGCCGAGATCACGCAGCCCAAGAGCGCCGGCGCGTTGAGTCCTCGAGAAGTCGAAGTGATCCGCCTCGTGAGCGATGGGCGCAGCAACAAGCAGATCGCGAGCGAGTTGGGCATCACGGAACGCACGGTCAAGTACCACGTGAGTTCGGTGATGAGCAAACTGGGCGCGGACAATCGCGCTCAGGCGGTGGCGCTGGCCTCGCAGCGCGGCCTGTTGTAA
- a CDS encoding SDR family oxidoreductase encodes MDIRNRVVLVTGASRGLGFETARLLARRGAPLAIVARDPVQLEVAANQLRTSTEVLAIAADVSERAEDIVEQTLRRFGRLDIVINNASELGPSPMPKLEDLDWADFARIMRVNVIAPLHLIQLALPALRAAGTGVIVNITSDAGVNAYPGWGGYGSSKAALEHVSRVLAAEIEGSGIRVYVVDPGDMNTKMHEDAEPGVDLSHLPNPSLVAPALLEIIERETAPFGRFEAQKLVVAP; translated from the coding sequence ATGGACATTCGAAATAGGGTCGTCCTGGTCACCGGCGCTTCCCGGGGCCTGGGCTTCGAGACGGCGCGTCTGCTCGCCCGGCGCGGCGCGCCCCTTGCCATCGTCGCGCGCGACCCGGTTCAGTTGGAAGTGGCTGCGAACCAGCTTCGCACGTCAACGGAGGTTCTCGCGATCGCGGCCGACGTCTCCGAAAGGGCCGAAGACATCGTCGAGCAGACGTTGCGCCGCTTTGGCCGCTTGGACATCGTGATCAACAACGCGTCCGAGTTGGGCCCCAGCCCGATGCCCAAACTCGAAGATCTGGATTGGGCCGACTTCGCGCGCATCATGCGCGTCAACGTCATCGCCCCGCTGCACCTCATCCAGCTCGCGTTGCCTGCGCTGCGCGCGGCGGGGACCGGCGTCATCGTGAACATCACGTCGGATGCCGGCGTGAACGCCTATCCCGGTTGGGGCGGCTACGGTTCCAGTAAGGCGGCGCTCGAGCACGTCTCGCGCGTTTTGGCCGCGGAGATCGAAGGCAGCGGGATTCGCGTGTACGTCGTGGATCCGGGCGACATGAATACCAAGATGCATGAGGACGCCGAACCCGGCGTCGACTTGAGCCATTTGCCGAACCCAAGCTTGGTGGCTCCGGCGCTCCTTGAGATCATCGAGCGGGAGACCGCACCATTCGGCAGGTTCGAAGCGCAGAAACTCGTCGTGGCGCCGTGA
- a CDS encoding S-adenosylmethionine:tRNA ribosyltransferase-isomerase, translating into MIDVNNGLAFEFTLPPELEASEPPEARGIARDQVRMLVSRLDRGEIVHGRFPQLPLFLRAGDLLVVNESATIPAALSARSSDGATFALHVSTKLPGGLWVVEPRETSVQPGEAFALLGGGLAQLLAPHQDSRRLWIARLEFPGAKAPALHDPYEYFAQWGKPIKYKYVRGEWPIDAYQTMFAATPGSAEMPSAARPFTPEIVRAVRERGVEIAPILLHTGVASPERDEVPGEEYFSVSAETAQAVRRAKADGGRVVAVGTTVVRALESALDGSGRSIAAQGWTDLVITAQRGLRVVDGLLTGFHEPRSTHLAMLEAVAGADTIARAYRAALEARYLWHEFGDVHLLI; encoded by the coding sequence GTGATAGACGTTAACAACGGTCTTGCGTTTGAATTCACGCTGCCGCCGGAGTTGGAGGCGAGCGAGCCGCCGGAAGCGCGCGGCATCGCGCGCGATCAGGTCCGCATGCTCGTGAGCCGGCTCGACCGCGGCGAGATCGTGCACGGACGCTTCCCGCAACTGCCGCTCTTCTTGCGCGCGGGCGACCTGCTTGTCGTCAACGAATCGGCGACGATCCCCGCGGCCTTGAGCGCGCGGTCTTCGGACGGCGCAACATTTGCGTTGCACGTCTCCACAAAGCTGCCCGGTGGGTTGTGGGTTGTCGAGCCGCGCGAGACGAGCGTGCAGCCTGGCGAAGCGTTCGCGTTGTTGGGCGGGGGACTCGCGCAGCTGCTCGCGCCGCACCAGGATTCCCGGCGCTTATGGATCGCGCGATTGGAGTTTCCCGGGGCCAAAGCCCCGGCACTACATGATCCTTACGAGTACTTCGCGCAATGGGGCAAGCCGATCAAATACAAATACGTTCGCGGCGAATGGCCCATCGACGCGTATCAGACGATGTTCGCGGCGACCCCCGGATCGGCGGAGATGCCTTCCGCAGCCCGGCCGTTCACGCCCGAGATCGTGCGCGCGGTGCGCGAGCGCGGCGTGGAGATCGCGCCGATCCTTCTGCACACCGGCGTCGCCAGCCCCGAGCGCGATGAAGTTCCCGGCGAAGAATATTTCAGCGTCTCCGCGGAGACGGCGCAAGCGGTGCGCCGCGCGAAAGCGGACGGCGGCCGCGTAGTCGCGGTGGGCACGACCGTGGTGCGAGCGCTCGAGAGCGCGCTCGACGGCTCCGGCCGGAGCATCGCCGCGCAAGGCTGGACCGACCTGGTCATCACGGCGCAACGCGGCCTTCGCGTGGTCGACGGTCTACTGACCGGCTTCCACGAGCCGCGCTCCACGCACTTAGCGATGCTCGAAGCGGTCGCCGGCGCGGACACCATCGCTCGCGCCTATCGAGCGGCGCTCGAGGCCCGCTACTTGTGGCACGAGTTCGGGGACGTCCACCTGCTCATTTGA
- a CDS encoding GNAT family N-acetyltransferase — MILETKRLLLRPFTADDFEAYYEQIYGDAEVNRFLPTGTAVPRDQAHERFFTRFLGPIPEPEGLWAVIDRDAQRLIGHAGIKALPESEFIEVFYALGKAWWGKGLATEAARACLGYGFNEKELGMIVGIALPANIGSRRVLEKSGMTYHGIRKYYNFDVAFYDLKREEFK; from the coding sequence ATGATCTTAGAGACCAAGCGACTTTTGCTGCGCCCTTTTACGGCCGATGACTTCGAAGCGTACTACGAGCAGATCTACGGCGATGCCGAAGTCAATCGTTTCTTGCCGACGGGCACGGCCGTGCCGCGCGACCAAGCGCACGAGCGATTTTTCACCCGCTTTCTCGGTCCGATCCCGGAGCCCGAGGGTTTGTGGGCGGTGATCGACCGCGACGCTCAGCGGCTCATCGGACACGCCGGCATCAAGGCCCTACCGGAATCGGAGTTCATCGAAGTATTCTATGCGCTCGGCAAGGCTTGGTGGGGAAAAGGCCTGGCGACGGAAGCGGCGCGCGCCTGCCTCGGCTATGGCTTCAACGAGAAGGAGCTTGGCATGATCGTCGGCATCGCGCTGCCGGCCAATATAGGCTCGCGCCGCGTGCTCGAGAAAAGCGGCATGACCTATCACGGTATCAGGAAGTATTACAATTTCGACGTCGCGTTCTACGATCTCAAACGCGAAGAGTTTAAATGA